One Bradyrhizobium zhanjiangense DNA segment encodes these proteins:
- a CDS encoding type II toxin-antitoxin system Y4mF family antitoxin, whose protein sequence is MLIRTPADLGAVIRDRRKRLKLDQLTLAKRIGVSRQWVIDIEHGHPRAELALVLRALDALGIPLDASDETTTSRGSAKSAVDINAILTKAKKGKA, encoded by the coding sequence ATGCTCATCCGCACACCTGCCGACCTCGGCGCCGTTATTCGCGACAGACGCAAGCGTCTCAAGCTCGACCAGTTGACACTGGCCAAGCGCATTGGCGTGAGCCGTCAATGGGTGATCGATATCGAGCACGGCCATCCCCGCGCGGAGTTGGCTCTTGTGCTCCGCGCGCTCGACGCTCTCGGCATTCCCTTGGACGCAAGCGACGAGACGACCACCAGCCGTGGTTCGGCCAAATCCGCTGTCGATATCAATGCCATCCTCACCAAAGCCAAAAAGGGCAAAGCATGA
- a CDS encoding pyocin activator PrtN family protein, whose amino-acid sequence MNTALLLMAQYNGMVIPLELLCRDYFQHLTPNEFARKATNGSLDIPVVRIEGSAKTTRGIHLADLAKWIDDRRAAAQKELEQLQGRR is encoded by the coding sequence ATGAACACCGCGTTACTGCTGATGGCGCAGTATAACGGCATGGTGATCCCGCTCGAACTCTTGTGCCGAGACTACTTCCAGCACCTGACGCCGAACGAATTCGCGCGGAAGGCTACGAACGGGAGCCTCGACATCCCGGTTGTCCGGATCGAGGGCAGCGCGAAGACAACACGGGGCATCCACCTCGCCGACCTCGCGAAGTGGATCGACGATCGCCGCGCGGCAGCGCAGAAGGAGCTGGAGCAGCTTCAAGGACGCAGGTGA
- a CDS encoding type II toxin-antitoxin system HipA family toxin produces MTNELVALLDGNEVGRVHNDARGRLTFVYKSDWRGTRGAYPLSLSMPLAAEEHGPHVVQAFLWGLLPDNERVLDRWAKKFQVSARNVFALISHVGEDCAGAIQFITPDRLEALKTGKDDKVEWLDEPELAKRLQALREDHAAWRLPRDTGQFSLAGAQPKTALVLQKNRWGIPSGRIPTTHILKPPTGHFDGHAENEHICLQLARELGLPAADTKVMRFADEIAIVVERYDRQVSGNNIIRVHQEDICQALGILPTKKYQNEGGPTPADVIELLRTYSTDRGTDVDTFIGALAFNWLIAGTDAHAKNYSLLLASGPHVRLAPLYDIASILPYDDVDAHKIKLAMKIGGEYKLSQIGLRQWQKFARETRLDADKMRAALIQMAEQLPDFITAARARAQKEGLDNAIIGRLADRLIARAQACERLLKGT; encoded by the coding sequence ATGACGAACGAACTTGTCGCGCTCCTGGACGGCAATGAAGTAGGCCGCGTGCACAATGATGCGCGCGGGCGACTAACCTTTGTCTATAAAAGCGACTGGCGCGGCACACGTGGGGCTTACCCCCTCTCACTCTCGATGCCGCTCGCTGCTGAAGAACATGGTCCTCACGTCGTGCAGGCGTTCCTTTGGGGACTTCTGCCGGACAATGAACGTGTACTCGATCGCTGGGCCAAGAAATTTCAGGTCTCGGCCCGCAATGTCTTTGCCCTTATCTCTCACGTCGGCGAAGATTGCGCAGGAGCCATCCAGTTCATCACGCCCGATCGGCTGGAGGCTCTGAAAACCGGCAAGGACGACAAGGTCGAATGGCTGGACGAGCCGGAACTAGCAAAGCGGCTCCAAGCTTTACGCGAGGACCACGCCGCCTGGCGTCTGCCGCGCGATACCGGCCAATTCAGCCTTGCTGGCGCCCAGCCGAAGACGGCCCTTGTTCTGCAGAAGAACCGATGGGGCATTCCGTCCGGGCGCATTCCGACCACCCATATCCTCAAACCGCCGACGGGCCATTTCGATGGTCACGCCGAGAATGAGCATATCTGCCTGCAGCTCGCACGCGAGCTTGGGCTACCCGCCGCCGATACGAAGGTGATGCGATTCGCGGACGAAATTGCAATCGTTGTCGAGCGCTATGACCGCCAAGTGAGCGGGAACAACATCATCCGGGTCCACCAGGAAGACATCTGTCAGGCATTGGGCATCTTGCCTACCAAGAAATATCAGAACGAAGGTGGGCCTACGCCCGCCGATGTGATCGAGCTCTTGCGCACCTACTCGACGGACCGTGGGACCGATGTTGATACATTCATCGGCGCACTTGCCTTTAATTGGCTCATTGCGGGAACCGATGCTCATGCCAAAAACTACTCGCTTCTCTTGGCTAGCGGCCCGCATGTCAGGCTCGCACCGCTCTATGACATAGCCAGCATCCTTCCTTATGACGATGTCGATGCCCATAAGATTAAGCTCGCGATGAAAATCGGCGGCGAATACAAACTCAGCCAAATCGGCCTTCGCCAATGGCAGAAGTTTGCGCGCGAAACGCGGCTTGATGCCGACAAGATGCGTGCAGCACTAATTCAGATGGCCGAGCAACTTCCGGATTTCATCACTGCGGCGCGTGCGCGGGCCCAAAAAGAAGGCTTGGACAATGCCATCATCGGGCGCTTGGCCGACCGGTTGATCGCTCGAGCACAGGCCTGCGAACGTCTCCTGAAGGGGACCTAG
- a CDS encoding terminase small subunit produces MALTAKQQRFVESYLLDLNATQAAIRAGYSKGTADKQGPRLLAHPDVIAAIDAAKLARSERTQVDADYLLRRLFEEAEADLADLYDENNNLKPIEEWPEIWRQGLVAGVEIDALYEGSGEDRRQVGHVKKIRLSDRLRRLELIGKHVGVNAFQDQVAMSGVEGLADRIARAKLRNGSDG; encoded by the coding sequence ATGGCATTGACCGCAAAACAGCAACGATTTGTTGAAAGCTACTTGCTCGATCTCAACGCGACGCAAGCCGCGATCCGCGCGGGCTATTCCAAGGGAACCGCAGACAAGCAAGGTCCGCGCCTTTTAGCCCATCCCGATGTTATTGCCGCGATCGATGCGGCCAAGCTCGCACGGTCGGAACGGACGCAAGTTGACGCGGACTACCTGTTGCGTCGCCTTTTCGAAGAGGCTGAGGCTGACCTTGCCGATCTGTACGACGAGAACAACAACCTCAAGCCAATAGAGGAATGGCCGGAAATTTGGCGGCAAGGCCTCGTTGCCGGTGTGGAGATCGACGCGCTGTATGAAGGTTCAGGCGAGGATCGTCGGCAGGTCGGACACGTCAAGAAAATCAGGCTGAGCGATCGACTGCGCCGGCTGGAGTTGATCGGCAAGCATGTCGGCGTGAACGCGTTCCAGGATCAGGTTGCGATGAGCGGGGTCGAGGGGCTGGCGGACCGGATTGCCCGTGCCAAACTTCGCAACGGAAGCGATGGCTAA
- a CDS encoding DUF3320 domain-containing protein — protein MADQIEVGEAAGELKVNCTAADNVNIAFYQNAVPIIRELAIENTIGRDLSDLSVHLTADPPFITPGVWRIQHVANQAIHHIRSLDLKLDAAFLAGINASRRAQLRIHVHAAGEKLVEKIVELDLLPPSYWGGVNAAPELLAAFVRPTDPSVDVILREASGKLAAAGRDDAMDGYRKKTKTRAWEIADAVWAALVSHSIAYVLPPKSFERSGQQIRGPSEILSRKVGTCLDLTLLYASCLEQAGLNPVLVLTEGHAFVGVWLVDEDFSRLVIDDPQMLRKRVQLEEMVLVETTILTGSNTGRFKQAVDAGAKLIAEDATSPFELAIDVKRARSAKIRPLDLSGSGEPTITPSGAPSVSHEVGEIPKFEEDLDKPREPVFEQNLDRLEVWKRNLLDLTLRNRLLNFKDAKSTIAIECPDAAILEDKLSGGNRFKLLGRANVLNGSDGRDTALLAQRLQDDARKDFISDALVRGELHTAVSETELEGRLTDLYRATRLAFEEGGANILYLCLGFLKWTPQDGAGPYRAPLILVPVQLERKSVRSGFRLALHEDEARFNPTLLQMLKQDFDLSIPELEGELPEDATGVDVAGIWKTIRRHIKSIKGWEVTEQVVLATLSFTKYLMWKDLVERSDILKRNPVVRHLIDTPTHTYGGSGAAFVAESTIDQVVDPAELFTPLSADSSQVAAILAAQRGGDFVLFGPPGTGKSQTIANMITNCLAHQKTVLFVSQKTAALEVVRQRMQAIGLGNYCLEVHSTKAQKSSVLEQLATAWRERNLVTEEHWSAAASELKRRRDQLNKLVSALHRRRVNGMTAYEAFGRVIADRERLPDVGLTWPAGTVHSPEDLVRMREICADLRTALEAVGDPINHPLKGIEQTKWSPAWVQSLQQLVDRLHLALQDVRKAADELVLSIGLDGAAGDDALLPQLIKLVSLMLHADASDGALLLSAEAPERESALCDLADVVGRLNAKTSQLSIQYELRAALLDLPSLERDWMEACASNILVRSSRKKKVRLALKPYCSGEVPEDIGRDLVVLQELAVLLREIENIKPRFRGMERLWRGPQSETSRFQELIDWATNLRDAVDAYRVDGMAPDQLLLHVQDLLLRDNSRFRPSGQVRHAFEAMYKAFPTMHRTAKELGACIGLDDPEDIVKIERGWIDALLQRTTNWRSNVIKAPQWATWRWAAQSARVAGLSPLVDAVENGLVDGAAITSVFDYGYARWIAEAIVNQDEVLSSFLAEKHEATIEAFVAADKKIGELARDIVKARIGAAVPTQTNFGKDPEWGTLAREINKRARHMPLRQLFGRLPTVLTQLAPCVMMSPLSIAQYLPADAKPFDVVIFDEASQIPVWDAIGAIARGSQVVIVGDPEQLPPTNVGQRGVDEEDDDGSIVQSQQSILDECLASNIPSMRLSWHYRSRHESLIAFSNVKYYRGELTTFPSPVTRDTAVRYIHVEGGIYERGGAKVNRKEAEAVVAEVVRRMRTSTHSIGVVTFNGEQQRLIENLLDQARRADPSLEPHFDRNQTREPILVKNIENVQGDERDVIIFSVAVGPDKTGRVTAQISSLNNEGGHRRLNVAVTRARRELLVFATLRPEQIDLGRTGAKGVVDFKHFLEFAENGARAIAEAFSPTGRDTESPFEDAVMRALQEKGWEVHPQVGVSFFRIDLGVVHPDFPGRYLAGVECDGAAYHRSATARDRDRLREMVLTDLGWRIRRIWSTEWWMDSATATEKIHAGLVADLECDRASRPIVEVKEEPTLLPDEIPSLDESEKPARVETAATGAESEADQAKVSPEPANDECQPIEPTKVYARGPSNEEPNAEKTAAATYVKADPASAATPDRDRFYEVGYRGTLRSMVDHVIEIEGPLYFDVLVDRIARAHGFMRSGETVQKIVASSLGRNRFPTTKDGEREIVWPHDATASKSTPYRGGGGRDHIDIPLPELASLAATLRSTGLEEDEDIIRGMQEHFGLGRLAASTRERFEAAVAAGT, from the coding sequence ATGGCGGACCAGATCGAGGTCGGTGAAGCAGCTGGCGAACTGAAAGTAAATTGCACCGCTGCTGACAACGTCAACATCGCGTTTTACCAGAACGCAGTTCCGATCATTCGCGAACTTGCGATCGAAAATACGATTGGTCGTGATCTGTCCGATCTTTCGGTGCACCTCACAGCAGATCCGCCATTTATCACGCCGGGTGTGTGGCGAATCCAACACGTCGCCAACCAAGCTATCCATCACATCCGCAGCTTGGATCTGAAGTTGGATGCGGCATTCCTGGCTGGCATCAATGCGTCGAGGCGAGCCCAATTGCGCATACATGTGCATGCCGCCGGCGAAAAGCTCGTCGAAAAGATTGTCGAGCTCGATCTGCTCCCGCCCTCGTACTGGGGCGGCGTTAACGCAGCGCCTGAGCTGCTGGCGGCCTTCGTCAGGCCGACCGATCCCAGCGTCGACGTTATCCTGCGGGAAGCCTCGGGTAAGCTCGCCGCGGCCGGCCGGGACGACGCGATGGACGGCTATCGCAAGAAGACCAAGACCAGGGCCTGGGAAATCGCCGATGCTGTATGGGCCGCTCTAGTTTCACACTCGATCGCCTACGTCCTTCCTCCGAAGAGTTTCGAGCGCTCGGGCCAACAGATTCGGGGACCGAGCGAAATCCTGTCTCGCAAGGTCGGCACCTGCTTGGACCTCACTCTCCTCTACGCGTCCTGTCTCGAACAGGCAGGTCTGAACCCGGTGCTCGTCCTAACCGAAGGCCATGCCTTCGTTGGCGTGTGGCTTGTGGATGAAGACTTTTCGAGGCTTGTGATCGACGATCCGCAGATGCTGCGCAAACGCGTGCAGCTCGAGGAGATGGTCCTGGTAGAGACAACGATCCTCACCGGGTCAAACACCGGGCGGTTCAAACAAGCCGTCGATGCCGGAGCAAAGCTGATCGCCGAGGACGCGACCTCCCCGTTCGAGCTCGCTATTGACGTCAAACGCGCGCGAAGCGCCAAGATCCGGCCACTTGATCTATCGGGGTCCGGCGAGCCGACAATAACTCCTTCTGGCGCACCGTCCGTCTCGCATGAAGTCGGCGAGATACCAAAATTTGAAGAGGATCTCGACAAGCCCCGTGAACCCGTTTTCGAACAGAATCTAGATCGGCTTGAGGTTTGGAAGCGTAACCTCTTGGATCTCACGCTGAGAAACCGCCTACTGAACTTCAAGGATGCGAAATCCACCATCGCGATCGAATGCCCTGATGCGGCGATTCTTGAAGACAAGCTCTCGGGGGGAAATCGCTTTAAACTGCTCGGACGGGCCAACGTGCTCAACGGAAGTGATGGACGGGATACTGCGCTGCTCGCACAGCGCCTGCAGGACGACGCTCGGAAGGATTTCATTAGTGATGCGCTGGTCCGCGGCGAGCTCCACACCGCCGTTTCAGAGACCGAGCTTGAAGGTCGGCTAACGGACCTTTACCGGGCCACTCGGCTCGCTTTTGAAGAAGGCGGCGCCAACATTCTGTACCTCTGCCTTGGCTTTTTAAAGTGGACGCCCCAGGATGGCGCCGGGCCTTACCGCGCACCGTTGATCCTCGTTCCCGTCCAGCTGGAGCGCAAGAGCGTACGTTCTGGCTTTCGCCTAGCGCTTCACGAGGATGAGGCTCGGTTTAATCCGACCTTGTTGCAGATGCTGAAGCAGGATTTTGACCTTTCGATTCCCGAGTTGGAAGGAGAATTGCCCGAAGACGCGACGGGTGTCGACGTTGCAGGTATCTGGAAGACAATTAGGCGTCACATCAAGAGTATCAAAGGCTGGGAAGTCACTGAGCAAGTCGTGCTCGCGACGCTGTCCTTCACGAAGTACCTGATGTGGAAGGATCTCGTCGAACGATCCGATATTTTGAAGCGAAATCCGGTCGTGCGGCATCTCATAGATACACCCACCCATACCTATGGAGGTTCGGGGGCCGCTTTTGTCGCAGAGAGCACTATCGACCAAGTCGTGGATCCGGCCGAGCTTTTTACGCCGCTCTCGGCCGATTCCTCCCAGGTCGCCGCCATTCTCGCGGCGCAGCGTGGGGGCGATTTCGTGCTCTTCGGCCCGCCAGGTACGGGAAAGAGCCAAACGATCGCGAATATGATTACGAACTGCCTCGCTCATCAAAAGACGGTGCTTTTCGTATCGCAAAAGACAGCTGCGCTTGAAGTCGTAAGACAGCGCATGCAAGCGATCGGCCTTGGCAACTACTGTCTCGAGGTTCATTCGACCAAGGCTCAGAAGTCTAGCGTGCTCGAGCAGCTTGCTACGGCCTGGCGCGAACGCAACCTGGTAACCGAGGAACATTGGTCGGCTGCGGCCAGCGAGCTGAAACGGCGGCGTGACCAACTAAATAAGCTTGTTTCCGCCCTACACCGGCGCCGCGTCAATGGGATGACGGCGTACGAGGCCTTTGGGCGGGTCATCGCCGATCGCGAACGGCTTCCCGACGTCGGACTGACATGGCCTGCTGGTACGGTACACTCCCCCGAAGACCTCGTTCGGATGCGCGAGATTTGCGCGGATCTCCGCACCGCGCTCGAGGCTGTGGGTGACCCCATCAACCACCCACTCAAAGGCATCGAGCAGACCAAATGGAGCCCTGCCTGGGTGCAGTCGCTCCAGCAGTTGGTCGATCGCCTCCATTTGGCTCTACAGGACGTTAGGAAGGCCGCCGACGAGCTGGTCTTGTCTATCGGGCTCGACGGCGCTGCTGGCGACGATGCCTTGCTGCCACAACTGATCAAGCTCGTCTCGTTGATGTTGCACGCTGATGCCTCCGACGGGGCGCTTCTGCTCTCGGCCGAGGCACCAGAACGCGAAAGTGCCCTGTGTGACCTTGCCGATGTCGTAGGCCGGCTAAACGCAAAAACCTCGCAGCTTTCGATCCAATACGAGCTCAGAGCGGCGCTACTTGATCTCCCATCGCTCGAGCGCGATTGGATGGAGGCGTGCGCGTCGAATATACTCGTGCGAAGCAGCCGAAAAAAGAAAGTCAGATTAGCGCTGAAGCCGTATTGTTCTGGTGAAGTACCTGAGGACATCGGTCGAGACCTTGTCGTACTGCAGGAACTCGCAGTCTTGCTGCGCGAAATTGAGAATATTAAACCTCGCTTCCGGGGCATGGAACGCCTTTGGCGCGGGCCGCAAAGCGAGACGTCTCGTTTCCAAGAACTGATTGATTGGGCCACAAACCTGCGCGATGCGGTCGATGCCTATCGTGTTGACGGCATGGCACCCGATCAGCTGCTCTTGCATGTCCAGGACCTGCTGCTTCGGGATAACTCTCGCTTCCGACCGAGCGGTCAGGTTCGCCACGCTTTCGAGGCAATGTACAAGGCATTTCCTACCATGCACCGGACGGCCAAAGAGCTAGGTGCATGTATCGGCCTTGATGACCCCGAGGACATCGTCAAGATCGAAAGGGGCTGGATTGACGCCCTCCTCCAACGAACAACAAACTGGAGGTCAAATGTTATCAAGGCTCCACAATGGGCCACCTGGCGTTGGGCTGCTCAGTCGGCGCGCGTAGCAGGACTGTCCCCTCTTGTCGACGCAGTCGAGAACGGCCTTGTAGATGGGGCGGCGATCACGAGTGTGTTCGACTATGGGTACGCGCGCTGGATTGCCGAAGCTATTGTAAATCAGGACGAGGTTCTCAGTAGTTTTCTCGCGGAGAAGCACGAAGCGACAATTGAAGCATTTGTCGCCGCAGACAAGAAGATCGGCGAGCTAGCCCGAGACATCGTGAAAGCGCGCATTGGGGCGGCGGTGCCAACTCAAACCAATTTCGGGAAGGATCCGGAATGGGGCACGCTAGCGCGTGAGATCAACAAGAGAGCCCGGCACATGCCGCTTCGGCAGCTGTTTGGCCGCCTTCCGACGGTACTGACCCAACTGGCGCCATGCGTGATGATGAGCCCGCTCTCAATCGCACAGTACTTGCCCGCGGATGCCAAACCCTTCGATGTGGTTATCTTTGACGAGGCCTCTCAGATCCCGGTATGGGATGCGATCGGAGCAATTGCGCGCGGCAGCCAAGTCGTCATTGTTGGTGACCCAGAACAGCTGCCCCCCACGAATGTTGGTCAGCGTGGCGTCGATGAAGAGGACGACGACGGATCGATCGTCCAGAGCCAGCAGAGCATACTCGATGAGTGTCTGGCTTCAAACATCCCGAGCATGCGCTTGTCGTGGCATTATCGCAGTCGCCACGAGAGCCTCATCGCTTTCTCCAACGTCAAATACTATCGCGGCGAGCTGACGACCTTCCCCTCCCCTGTGACGCGCGATACCGCGGTCCGTTACATCCATGTGGAAGGCGGCATCTACGAGCGCGGCGGTGCCAAGGTGAACCGCAAGGAGGCCGAAGCTGTCGTAGCCGAGGTAGTCCGCCGCATGAGGACTTCGACCCATTCGATCGGCGTCGTCACATTCAATGGTGAGCAACAACGGTTGATCGAGAACTTGCTTGATCAGGCCCGTCGCGCCGACCCGTCACTGGAGCCGCATTTCGATCGCAACCAGACCAGGGAGCCGATCCTCGTCAAGAATATCGAGAATGTTCAGGGCGACGAACGAGACGTGATCATCTTTTCGGTCGCGGTCGGGCCAGACAAGACGGGACGTGTCACGGCTCAGATCTCCTCACTGAACAATGAGGGTGGTCACCGCCGCCTCAATGTCGCAGTCACCCGTGCACGGCGCGAGCTGTTGGTGTTCGCGACATTGCGGCCTGAGCAAATCGACCTGGGGCGTACAGGTGCCAAGGGCGTAGTCGACTTCAAGCACTTCCTTGAGTTCGCCGAGAACGGCGCGCGAGCTATCGCCGAGGCCTTCTCGCCAACCGGCCGCGACACTGAATCGCCCTTTGAGGATGCCGTGATGCGGGCTCTCCAGGAAAAGGGTTGGGAAGTTCATCCTCAGGTGGGCGTATCCTTCTTCAGGATTGACCTCGGCGTCGTTCATCCGGATTTCCCCGGGCGATACCTTGCCGGCGTTGAATGCGACGGCGCCGCCTATCACCGGTCAGCCACGGCGCGCGATCGCGACCGTCTGCGCGAGATGGTGCTCACGGATCTCGGTTGGCGAATTCGGCGGATCTGGAGCACCGAATGGTGGATGGATTCTGCCACCGCGACGGAAAAGATCCACGCAGGGTTGGTCGCCGATCTCGAATGCGACCGCGCCTCGCGGCCGATTGTCGAGGTTAAAGAAGAACCCACGCTTCTGCCGGATGAAATACCGTCCCTGGATGAGTCCGAAAAGCCGGCTCGTGTCGAAACCGCTGCCACGGGAGCGGAGTCCGAAGCAGACCAAGCAAAAGTCTCGCCGGAACCTGCAAATGACGAATGCCAGCCGATCGAGCCAACGAAAGTCTACGCGCGCGGACCATCGAACGAAGAACCGAACGCAGAAAAGACCGCCGCCGCAACCTATGTCAAGGCAGACCCCGCCAGTGCGGCAACACCCGACCGGGATCGCTTCTACGAGGTCGGCTACCGCGGAACGCTGCGCAGTATGGTCGATCATGTCATCGAGATTGAGGGTCCCCTCTATTTTGACGTCCTCGTCGATCGAATTGCGCGCGCGCACGGCTTTATGCGCTCGGGCGAGACTGTCCAAAAGATCGTTGCCTCATCGCTCGGGCGCAATCGGTTTCCGACCACCAAAGACGGCGAACGGGAGATTGTCTGGCCGCACGATGCGACGGCGAGTAAAAGCACTCCCTACAGGGGCGGCGGGGGACGCGACCACATCGACATCCCGCTTCCCGAGCTGGCAAGTCTCGCTGCCACGTTGCGCTCGACAGGCTTGGAGGAGGATGAAGACATCATCCGAGGAATGCAGGAGCATTTCGGCTTAGGGCGTCTGGCAGCTTCGACCCGCGAGCGCTTCGAGGCGGCAGTGGCGGCGGGTACCTAG
- a CDS encoding reverse transcriptase domain-containing protein, whose amino-acid sequence MLENFKERYTSRGKHIFVPNAECDRRGDTLLKFAAEIELPHYFFHYRSGGHVAALHEHRTNRYFFRIDLKNFFYSISRNRVAHMLRQLGFHSARDYAAWSTVRNPYEGGPKYVLPIGFKQSPLLASLALWRSAIASSIEEAMDRGVLVSVYFDDLIGSAADAHELRITYQGILEACTQANLAANPAKLIEPAEAIIAFNCHLTYGKTSVTDERMQKFMDEARGPNAEASFIAYCARVQRNNQSVGPS is encoded by the coding sequence ATGCTCGAAAACTTCAAGGAACGCTATACGTCTCGCGGTAAACACATTTTCGTCCCGAACGCGGAATGCGATCGACGAGGGGATACGCTCCTCAAATTTGCCGCTGAAATCGAGTTGCCTCACTATTTCTTCCACTACCGCAGCGGCGGACATGTGGCGGCGCTCCACGAGCACCGAACCAATCGATATTTCTTCCGCATCGACCTCAAAAACTTCTTCTATTCGATCTCTCGAAACAGGGTGGCGCACATGCTGCGTCAACTGGGCTTTCACTCAGCGCGGGATTATGCGGCCTGGTCTACCGTACGCAATCCGTACGAGGGCGGGCCGAAATACGTTCTGCCGATCGGGTTCAAGCAGTCCCCGCTCCTAGCTAGTCTGGCGCTGTGGCGGTCGGCAATTGCCTCGTCGATCGAGGAGGCGATGGACCGGGGCGTCCTGGTCTCGGTTTACTTTGACGACCTGATCGGCTCGGCGGCGGACGCACATGAGTTGCGCATCACCTATCAGGGCATTCTCGAAGCCTGCACACAAGCAAATCTGGCTGCAAATCCGGCGAAGCTGATCGAGCCAGCGGAGGCAATTATCGCATTCAATTGCCACCTGACCTACGGGAAAACCAGCGTCACCGACGAGCGGATGCAAAAGTTCATGGATGAGGCCCGGGGTCCCAATGCGGAAGCCTCATTCATCGCCTATTGTGCTCGGGTGCAGCGGAACAACCAATCCGTCGGGCCTAGTTGA